A window of Nicotiana tabacum cultivar K326 chromosome 24, ASM71507v2, whole genome shotgun sequence contains these coding sequences:
- the LOC107768066 gene encoding akuammiline synthase 1-like: MERKIEIVSMELIRPLSPTPNHLRCFEFSYLDQMAPPTSVPLALFYPPPPLYVGDEARAANLSRLLVLKKSLSETLARFYPFAGRIKNNSIECNDDGVPFYEAFAHNYQLEDVLRQPDVDIHFLPTVKDNSLLSYSTVPLLVQVTIFECGSMAISTRVSHKIVDRASSCTLIDAWAITTRVGTKCAVPEFVAAAKFLPPPNPQVLPTLLESQKVSCDNNQHISKIFFFDASTIASLKAKAISNVVPVPTRVEVVSAVIWKCVMAATSSGPIGRRSSYLIQNVNMRKRFVPPMPKHCVGNVVAVSVACKGENDCCDLPTLVSCIRKGLLEFIPKYKDKQERDEAIFAIPYDSMELTRAFRRREVDIYLNSWCGYQFYDIDFGWGKPSWVSPIERHKNVIFLMDSKDGGGIDAWVRLKDTETEVFEHELKLLAFEFDKN, from the coding sequence ATGGAAAGAAAGATAGAGATAGTTTCTATGGAGTTAATTAGACCTCTTTCTCCCACTCCCAATCACCTTAGATGCTTCGAATTCTCTTATTTAGATCAGATGGCACCACCTACATCTGTTCCCTTAGCTCTATTTTATCCTCCTCCTCCCCTGTATGTTGGCGACGAAGCAAGGGCAGCTAATTTATCAAGATTACTTGTATTGAAGAAATCTTTGTCTGAAACTCTTGCTCGCTTTTACCCTTTTGCTGGTCGAATCAAGAACAACTCAATTGAATGCAACGACGATGGGGTGCCTTTTTACGAGGCTTTTGCTCATAATTATCAGTTGGAAGACGTTCTTAGACAACCCGATGTGGATATACATTTCCTTCCTACTGTTAAAGACAACTCATTATTGTCCTATAGTACAGTTCCATTACTCGTTCAAGTCACCATTTTTGAATGTGGGAGCATGGCTATTAGTACGCGTGTTTCTCACAAGATTGTTGATCGTGCCTCCTCGTGCACCCTGATCGATGCTTGGGCAATCACTACTCGAGTTGGCACCAAATGTGCAGTTCCAGAATTTGTTGCTGCTGCAAAATTCTTGCCACCCCCTAATCCTCAAGTTTTGCCTACATTGCTTGAATCACAAAAAGTCTCATGTGATAATAACCAACATATTAGTAAAATCTTTTTCTTTGATGCTTCTACTATTGCATCGCTCAAGGCTAAAGCCATCAGCAATGTAGTGCCGGTGCCCACACGCGTTGAAGTTGTTTCAGCTGTGATATGGAAATGTGTCATGGCTGCTACTTCATCAGGGCCGATTGGGAGAAGGTCGTCATACTTGATTCAAAATGTAAACATGAGAAAGCGGTTCGTCCCTCCAATGCCAAAACATTGTGTAGGAAATGTCGTTGCAGTCAGCGTAGCCTGTAAAGGTGAGAATGACTGTTGTGACTTGCCTACCTTGGTCTCTTGTATAAGAAAAGGTTTATTAGAATTCATTCCCAAATATAAGGATAAACAAGAACGAGATGAGGCGATTTTTGCCATTCCCTACGACAGCATGGAGCTCACGAGAGCATTTAGGCGTCGAGAGGTAGATATATATCTTAATAGCTGGTGTGGCTACCAATTttatgatattgattttggttgGGGAAAACCTTCGTGGGTTAGTCCAATTGAACGTCacaaaaatgttattttcttgaTGGATTCAAAAGATGGTGGTGGAATAGACGCATGGGTACGTTTGAAGGACACAGAAACGGAAGTTTTTGAGCATGAGCTTAAGTTGCTAGCATTTGAATTTGACAAAAATTGA